In Myotis daubentonii chromosome 16, mMyoDau2.1, whole genome shotgun sequence, one DNA window encodes the following:
- the SMIM36 gene encoding small integral membrane protein 36, giving the protein MAFYLEVDPVTLNLIILVVSYVILLLVFLVSCALYDCRGKDPSTQATPEATLDAQPSIRLVVMRQSAPGGPWARGPDLHFGNPAPLGKKSTVV; this is encoded by the coding sequence ATGGCGTTTTACTTGGAGGTGGACCCCGTGACCCTGAACCTGATCATCCTGGTCGTGAGCTACGTCATCCTGCTCCTGGTATTCCTCGTCTCCTGCGCGCTGTACGACTGCAGGGGCAAGGACCCCAGCACGCAGGCCACGCCCGAGGCCACGCTGGATGCCCAGCCCTCCATCCGCTTGGTGGTGATGCGGCAAAGCGCGCCAGGGGgcccctgggccaggggacccgACCTTCATTTTGGAAATCCCGCTCCCCTAGGGAAGAAAAGCACGGTGGTGTGA